In Desulfosudis oleivorans Hxd3, the DNA window ATCTGGCGGGCAACGGTTTTTGCCCGGTCCATCAACACATCCGGCGCCACCACCTCGTTTACCAGGCCCCACTCCAGCGCCCTGCCCGCTGAAATAAACTCGCAGGTCAGAGACATCTGCTTGGCCCGGCGCCGGCCCACGGCCTGCTGTAAAAACTGGGTCATGCCCCACCCCGGCTGAATACCCACCTTGGCGTGAGTGTCGGCAAAAGATGCGTTTTCCGAGGCAATCAGAAAATCGCAGTTGAGCGCCAGCTCAAACCCGCCGGTAATGGCATAGCCGTTGACCGCGCCGATGATTGGCTTTTCGCACTCTCCCATTACGTCCACCATGTCCCTGCCGTCACCCCTGGGGTCGATCAGGTTGTCCGTGGCCAGGCAGGCCAGGTCCAGGCCGGAACAGAAAGACTTACCGCTTCCGGTGATAATCGCCACCTTGATACCCCCATCCCCGGCCACCCGGTCAATGGCGTCATACAACCCCTGCAGCAGGGCCTGGTTGATGGCATTGCGCCGCTCCGGCCGGTTCAGGGTGATAACCGCCACTTCGCCTTCACACTCAAACAGTATCGGCTGTTCCATGTTTTCTCCGTAACAATAAAAAGACTTTTTATGTTCTTTAACTGGTTGTTTCTTCTTTGCCGCCGGAATGAAAAACCTGCCGTTCCGGGGAGTAGCCGCAACACTTTTAATCGCATGGGAATAATACAACCCTCACTGCCGGACGGCAAGACAAAACCGGCACCGTAAACACAGCCCATCATCTCCTGGTCGGATAAGCATTGATCAACACTTGAAAAATGAACGAAGTGCGGGTAAAGTAAGGCGACAAAACGCAGTGGCGGGCGCATGATCAGCAGGTTTTTAATGATGCGAAAAACGATACCCCTGCATGCGCAGGAGAAACCATTAAAAGATTTGCACCGACAATGGCGGCCATTTGTCCTGCTAAAACAGGGGCAAAGGAGCGACAAATGAAAGTTCTGGTTCTTGCGGGCGGGCTGGGCACCCGTATCAGTGAAGAGACCGATGTCCGGCCCAAGCCCATGGTGGAGATCGGCGGCAAACCCATCCTGTGGCATATCATGAAAATCTATTCCCATTACGGTTTCAATGATTTTCTGGTGCTGCTCGGGTACAGGGGATATGTGATCAAGGAATATTTTGCCAACTATTTTCTTCACCAAAGCGACGTCACCTTTGACCTGAAAAACAACCGGATGGAGATTCACAACAATGCCTGTGAACCCTGGAAGGTAACCCTTCTGGATACCGGCACCAACACCATGACCGGTGGCCGAATCCTGCGGGCAAAAACCTTTGTCGAAAACGAACCCTTTATGCTGACATACGGAGACGGCGTGGCCGACATTGATCTTCATGCTTTAGTAAATTTTCATCAATCGCATGGGAAAGCCCTGACCATGACATCGGTTCAACCGGAAGGGCGATTCGGGGCTGTAGATTCCGATGACAACGGGCTGATTGAGGAGTTCCACGAAAAGCCCAGAGGAGACGGGGCCTGGATCAACGGCGGGTTCTTTGTCTGCCAGCCAAAAGTGTTGGATTACATCAAAGACGGGGACAAAAGCGTGTTTGAACGTGCGCCCCTTGAAACTCTGGCAAAAGACCGGCAGCTGTATGCTTATAAACACCATGGATTCTGGAAATGCATGGATACGCTTCGC includes these proteins:
- a CDS encoding enoyl-CoA hydratase codes for the protein MEQPILFECEGEVAVITLNRPERRNAINQALLQGLYDAIDRVAGDGGIKVAIITGSGKSFCSGLDLACLATDNLIDPRGDGRDMVDVMGECEKPIIGAVNGYAITGGFELALNCDFLIASENASFADTHAKVGIQPGWGMTQFLQQAVGRRRAKQMSLTCEFISAGRALEWGLVNEVVAPDVLMDRAKTVARQICAVNFDMALTVKRLIEHRDKSFFVDALANERKGLKELARLTRS
- the rfbF gene encoding glucose-1-phosphate cytidylyltransferase, which encodes MKVLVLAGGLGTRISEETDVRPKPMVEIGGKPILWHIMKIYSHYGFNDFLVLLGYRGYVIKEYFANYFLHQSDVTFDLKNNRMEIHNNACEPWKVTLLDTGTNTMTGGRILRAKTFVENEPFMLTYGDGVADIDLHALVNFHQSHGKALTMTSVQPEGRFGAVDSDDNGLIEEFHEKPRGDGAWINGGFFVCQPKVLDYIKDGDKSVFERAPLETLAKDRQLYAYKHHGFWKCMDTLRDKIYLNQLWENNQAEWKTWK